A part of Maniola hyperantus chromosome 14, iAphHyp1.2, whole genome shotgun sequence genomic DNA contains:
- the LOC117988306 gene encoding sodium-coupled monocarboxylate transporter 2-like isoform X1 produces MRNTTIPVSPIYFNVAEYCLFGINLGVVIGIILYFLFVNNKYNTVAGFLFGAKNMSVVSISLALIASHLTSITLLGVPVEIYLRGTQYWASALSLIIVTFLTAVIYLPVFHRLQLSSSFEYLEIRFSTHTRTIAAVLFVVSKLMLLPIVPYVPLMAFRLVTNPQASRITAVVCVACSTFIAIGGLRAIVGIGIVTTFLAFAGTALPSGLALLPLGFKQMWEIASHGSRLVIYDPDPELAHHTSFFVVTLALSTNWLWKIALSQSSLQKLLAVPTISKARICLAISCVGIILMKLLSCFLGLVLYAWFAGCDPLLTGQIKKHEQLVPHFLNNLSTMFPGICGIFIISIFSATTGCIASIINSISGVVFEEFIRPWMPQSTNELACCKIMKLLCILVGLYCASVIWLAKELDRLQHVASGVTGVTAGTLLGLFTLGIVFSRANCSGALSGCILSLLLCGWLLIGAENALATGALTFQGKPLVTTGCGKANFTHLVNVTTIVSNAASQLPVKPLQSLFRISFTYCPFAGAVAVLIIGVPMSYLTGKSKTDSMNPDVFCPLTQSFLHKLPARSRSASSEFRTPNTQEVYMALDEALKHLKEVIDR; encoded by the exons atgagGAATACCACAATACCAGTGTCtccaatttattttaatgtggCTGAATATTGCTTATTCGGAATCAATTTGGGCGTTGTTATTGGAATAATcttgtattttttgtttgtgaataataaatacaacaCGGTGGCTGGATTTCTGTTTGGTGCAAAAAACATGTCTGTCGTATCAATTTCTTTGGCTTTGATAGCTAG tcaTCTAACAAGCATAACATTACTCGGTGTGCCAGTTGAGATATATCTTCGAGGCACTCAGTATTGGGCATCGGCGCTGTCGCTTATCATTGTCACTTTCTTAACAGCTGTGATTTATTTGccag TTTTCCACAGACTGCAGCTGTCATCTAGTTTCGAATACTTAGAAATAAGATTTTCTACACACACACGAACAATTGCGGCAGTATTGTTTGTTGTTAGTAAGCTTATGCTGTTGCCAATTGTGCCTTATGTACCACTTATGGCATTCAGATTAG taaCAAATCCTCAAGCAAGTCGTATAACAGCAGTGGTATGCGTTGCTTGCTCCACTTTTATTGCCATTGGTGGCTTACGAGCTATAGTCGGGATTGGTATCGTGACGACTTTCTTGGCCTTCGCTGGCACTGCTCTACCGAGTGGCCTGGCTCTGTTGCCATTGGGCTTCAAACAAATGTGGGAGATTGCTAGTCATGGCAGTAGATTAGTTATTTACGA CCCAGATCCCGAACTTGCTCACCACACTTCATTTTTCGTAGTAACATTGGCTTTAAGCACAAATTGGCTTTGGAAGATAGCTCTCAGTCAGTCTTCTCTACAAAAACTTTTAGCCGTGCCCACAATCAGCAAAGCCAGAATATGTTTGGCAATCTCCTGCGTTGGGATAATACTTATGAAGTTGTTATCATGTTTCCTTGGACTGGTGTTGTATGCTTGGTTTGCTGGCTGCGACCCGTTGCTGACTGGACAAATAAAGAAACATGAACAA tTGGTACCTCATTTTCTTAATAATTTATCAACAATGTTTCCAGGGATCTGTGGTATCTTTATAATTTCAATCTTTAGTGCAACTACGGG CTGTATTGCGTCTATCATTAATTCAATATCAGGAGTTGTGTTTGAAGAATTTATAAGACCATGGATGCCTCAGAGTACAAATGAATTGGCCTGCTGCAAAATTATGAAG TTGCTATGCATATTGGTGGGATTATATTGCGCCTCTGTGATATGGCTAGCGAAGGAACTGGACCGCCTCCAACACGTCGCTTCAGGCGTCACGGGTGTAACAGCGGGTACTCTCCTCGGCCTTTTCACTTTGGGCATCGTTTTCTCAAGAGCAAATTGTTCT GGAGCGTTGAGCGGTTGCATACTGAGCCTACTACTCTGTGGCTGGCTGCTCATCGGTGCTGAGAACGCTTTAGCAACAGGGGCATTGACCTTTCAG GGCAAGCCGCTTGTCACCACGGGATGCGGCAAAGCGAACTTTACTCATTTGGTGAACGTGACAACAATCGTTTCTAACGCTGC TTCCCAACTGCCTGTGAAGCCGCTACAATCTCTCTTCCGAATCTCCTTCACGTACTGTCCATTCGCTGGAGCGGTTGCCGTGCTCATCATAGGCGTTCCCATGAGCTACCTCACCGGAAAATCGAAGACAGATTCCATGAACCCAGATGTATTCTGTCCTCTCACCCAGAGCTTCCTGCACAAGTTACCAGCAAGGAGTCGGTCCGCTTCTTCGGAATTTAGAACTCCTAACACACAAGAAGTCTACATGGCGCTGGATGAAGCTCTGAAACATTTGAAAGAAGTTATAGATCGGTAA
- the LOC117988306 gene encoding sodium-coupled monocarboxylate transporter 2-like isoform X2 gives MTIGHLTSITLLGVPVEIYLRGTQYWASALSLIIVTFLTAVIYLPVFHRLQLSSSFEYLEIRFSTHTRTIAAVLFVVSKLMLLPIVPYVPLMAFRLVTNPQASRITAVVCVACSTFIAIGGLRAIVGIGIVTTFLAFAGTALPSGLALLPLGFKQMWEIASHGSRLVIYDPDPELAHHTSFFVVTLALSTNWLWKIALSQSSLQKLLAVPTISKARICLAISCVGIILMKLLSCFLGLVLYAWFAGCDPLLTGQIKKHEQLVPHFLNNLSTMFPGICGIFIISIFSATTGCIASIINSISGVVFEEFIRPWMPQSTNELACCKIMKLLCILVGLYCASVIWLAKELDRLQHVASGVTGVTAGTLLGLFTLGIVFSRANCSGALSGCILSLLLCGWLLIGAENALATGALTFQGKPLVTTGCGKANFTHLVNVTTIVSNAASQLPVKPLQSLFRISFTYCPFAGAVAVLIIGVPMSYLTGKSKTDSMNPDVFCPLTQSFLHKLPARSRSASSEFRTPNTQEVYMALDEALKHLKEVIDR, from the exons ATGACTATAGG tcaTCTAACAAGCATAACATTACTCGGTGTGCCAGTTGAGATATATCTTCGAGGCACTCAGTATTGGGCATCGGCGCTGTCGCTTATCATTGTCACTTTCTTAACAGCTGTGATTTATTTGccag TTTTCCACAGACTGCAGCTGTCATCTAGTTTCGAATACTTAGAAATAAGATTTTCTACACACACACGAACAATTGCGGCAGTATTGTTTGTTGTTAGTAAGCTTATGCTGTTGCCAATTGTGCCTTATGTACCACTTATGGCATTCAGATTAG taaCAAATCCTCAAGCAAGTCGTATAACAGCAGTGGTATGCGTTGCTTGCTCCACTTTTATTGCCATTGGTGGCTTACGAGCTATAGTCGGGATTGGTATCGTGACGACTTTCTTGGCCTTCGCTGGCACTGCTCTACCGAGTGGCCTGGCTCTGTTGCCATTGGGCTTCAAACAAATGTGGGAGATTGCTAGTCATGGCAGTAGATTAGTTATTTACGA CCCAGATCCCGAACTTGCTCACCACACTTCATTTTTCGTAGTAACATTGGCTTTAAGCACAAATTGGCTTTGGAAGATAGCTCTCAGTCAGTCTTCTCTACAAAAACTTTTAGCCGTGCCCACAATCAGCAAAGCCAGAATATGTTTGGCAATCTCCTGCGTTGGGATAATACTTATGAAGTTGTTATCATGTTTCCTTGGACTGGTGTTGTATGCTTGGTTTGCTGGCTGCGACCCGTTGCTGACTGGACAAATAAAGAAACATGAACAA tTGGTACCTCATTTTCTTAATAATTTATCAACAATGTTTCCAGGGATCTGTGGTATCTTTATAATTTCAATCTTTAGTGCAACTACGGG CTGTATTGCGTCTATCATTAATTCAATATCAGGAGTTGTGTTTGAAGAATTTATAAGACCATGGATGCCTCAGAGTACAAATGAATTGGCCTGCTGCAAAATTATGAAG TTGCTATGCATATTGGTGGGATTATATTGCGCCTCTGTGATATGGCTAGCGAAGGAACTGGACCGCCTCCAACACGTCGCTTCAGGCGTCACGGGTGTAACAGCGGGTACTCTCCTCGGCCTTTTCACTTTGGGCATCGTTTTCTCAAGAGCAAATTGTTCT GGAGCGTTGAGCGGTTGCATACTGAGCCTACTACTCTGTGGCTGGCTGCTCATCGGTGCTGAGAACGCTTTAGCAACAGGGGCATTGACCTTTCAG GGCAAGCCGCTTGTCACCACGGGATGCGGCAAAGCGAACTTTACTCATTTGGTGAACGTGACAACAATCGTTTCTAACGCTGC TTCCCAACTGCCTGTGAAGCCGCTACAATCTCTCTTCCGAATCTCCTTCACGTACTGTCCATTCGCTGGAGCGGTTGCCGTGCTCATCATAGGCGTTCCCATGAGCTACCTCACCGGAAAATCGAAGACAGATTCCATGAACCCAGATGTATTCTGTCCTCTCACCCAGAGCTTCCTGCACAAGTTACCAGCAAGGAGTCGGTCCGCTTCTTCGGAATTTAGAACTCCTAACACACAAGAAGTCTACATGGCGCTGGATGAAGCTCTGAAACATTTGAAAGAAGTTATAGATCGGTAA